GTCCCGGAGGGGGCATCGTCTGCGCCCTGCGCAGATGGAGCTACGGCCTGACCCGCCCACGCCGAGGCTTCAGCCTTGCCGAGCTCGTCGTGGGCATGTTCCTGTTCTCCCTGCTCATGACCGCCACCTACGAGCTGCTCATCCCCGGGCTGCGTTCCTGGACCGTGGCCAACAAGCGCTCGCACGTGCACCAGACCGCGCTGTACGCCCTTAACCGCATCGCCCGGGATCTCGAGGCGTCGTGCGTCGAATCGGTGCAGGTGCGCACCGACTTCTCGACCGATAGCGAGAGCGGCCAGGTCGAGGAGGCCTCTGCCCTCAGCTTCTTGAGCGCCGTCGACGACAAGGGCGAGATCCACGAGCGAACAGATGGTGCCATCATCTGGCAGCGGTACGAGGTCATCTACCTCGACGCGGCGCGTCACACGCTGTATGTAGGGCAGCGCCCGCTGCAGTACGACGACAGCGATGGGCTGGTCATGCGACTCGAGAGCTACTCTCCCGATCCCCTTGATCGCCCCTTGGCGCGCGCGGTTCGCCGCTTCTCGGCCGAGGCGGCCGTCGATGCGCTGGCGTCGAGCTTCTCCGACCCTGCAGCGCCAGTGCACACCAATCCCGTCACGCTGAAGATCGAGGTGCGCGACGACACCGAGACCTGCACGCTGACCACCGCGGTGGATACCGCCCTCGCCGGCGACTCCGTTGATGCGGCGCCCCAGCCATGAGCGCGCTGCGCCTCCGCGTGCGCGGATTCAGCCTCGCCCTGGTGCTGCTGGTGTCGTCCATCGCCATCACGGTGGGCTTCGCCATCGCAGCCCTGTCGAGCGTGTCGCTCAACCTGGCGGCCCAGACCCTGAACCAGGCCCGAGCGTCGGCCCTGGCGCGAGGCGTGGTGGCCGAGCTGTGCTATGAGCTCGACCAGCGCGTCTGGAAGAAGAATCCTTGGGGGGTGAGCGACTTTCCGGACATGGCGTACGGCAGCGACGCCATGCGCGAGCGCTTCCGCACCCTGCCGCTGTTCCCGGACCCCGACCAGCACGTGATGGAGGGGGCGCTGCGCGCCTACGTCGATTTCGATCGGCCGGACTACTTCTCGGTCGACAACCTCAACTTCGCCGAGCCGTGTCCCGGCTACACCGACAA
The DNA window shown above is from Pseudomonadota bacterium and carries:
- a CDS encoding prepilin-type N-terminal cleavage/methylation domain-containing protein, whose protein sequence is MVCALRRWSYGLTRPRRGFSLAELVVGMFLFSLLMTATYELLIPGLRSWTVANKRSHVHQTALYALNRIARDLEASCVESVQVRTDFSTDSESGQVEEASALSFLSAVDDKGEIHERTDGAIIWQRYEVIYLDAARHTLYVGQRPLQYDDSDGLVMRLESYSPDPLDRPLARAVRRFSAEAAVDALASSFSDPAAPVHTNPVTLKIEVRDDTETCTLTTAVDTALAGDSVDAAPQP